In a genomic window of Erigeron canadensis isolate Cc75 chromosome 5, C_canadensis_v1, whole genome shotgun sequence:
- the LOC122600133 gene encoding cytochrome P450 CYP72A219-like, whose translation MIAKVLSTIVTTILLALIVKLGWKVLNWAWLNPMKLEKSLRKQGYKGNSYKLLRGDILELATMVKEARLKPMPISHDITSHVMPFDNHIFNKYGKKSYVWFGPNPRIYVMDPELIKEILSRPDEFQRPKQEPLRDSIIGGLVVSEGQKWTKHRHIINPAFHLESIKSMFSAICSSCSDMIGTWELLTAETGVTEVDVWPYIDNLAGDVISRAAFSSCYEEAQNIFRIQKEQMELVLQLLFIIYLPGGRFIPTQANKKFHKNRKELHALARSIVDKRKKEIEMEESNYDDLLGVLLESNSKEIKEHGVGMSMEDVIEECKLFYIAGSETTSSLIVWTMVCLSLHQEWQTKAREEIMTVFGTGELHFEGLKHLKTVTMILNEVLRLYPPATNVLRTTIKETKLGEMTLPSDVNIIIPILNVHHDREIWGEDATEFKPERFSEGVANATKGKGSGSFLPFGGGPRICIGQNFAMVEAKVAVAKILQRFSFKLSPSYKHSPFAMFSLPPQFGAHLKLCNI comes from the exons atgatagcAAAAGTACTGAGTACAATTGTAACCACTATTCTTTTAGCTTTGATTGTGAAGTTGGGATGGAAAGTACTAAACTGGGCATGGCTGAATCCAATGAAGCTAGAAAAATCGCTGAGAAAACAAGGGTATAAAGGGAATTCATACAAGCTGCTGAGAGGCGATATCCTAGAGCTTGCAACCATGGTGAAAGAAGCTAGATTGAAGCCTATGCCAATTTCTCATGATATCACTTCACATGTTATGCCTTTTGATAATCATATCTTCAATAAATATG GTAAAAAGTCATACGTTTGGTTCGGGCCAAACCCAAGAATTTATGTTATGGACCCAGAACTCATCAAGGAGATATTATCAAGACCAGACGAGTTTCAGAGGCCAAAGCAAGAACCATTACGGGATAGCATAATCGGTGGGCTTGTAGTTTCCGAGGGTCAGAAATGGACCAAACATCGTCACATTATAAACCCGGCCTTTCATCTTGAAAGTATCAAG AGTATGTTCTCGGCTATTTGTTCAAGCTGTAGTGATATGATTGGCACATGGGAGCTACTCACAGCCGAAACTGGTGTGACTGAAGTTGATGTGTGGCCGTATATTGATAACTTGGCTGGAGATGTAATTTCACGAGCAGCGTTTAGCAGCTGTTATGAGGAAGCACAAAATATATTCCGAATCCAGAAGGAACAAATGGAACTTGTATTACAACTATTATTCATTATTTATCTTCCCGGAGGCAG GTTTATACCTACACAAGCAAACAAGAAGTTTCACAAAAACCGCAAAGAGCTACATGCGCTGGCTAGGAGTATAGTTGACAAGAGGAAGAAAGAAATCGAGATGGAAGAATCTAACTACGATGATTTACTTGGAGTTTTACTCGAGTCTAATTCTAAAGAAATTAAAGAACACGGAGTTGGAATGAGTATGGAAGATGTGATTGAAGAGTGCAAGTTATTTTACATTGCTGGATCCGAAACAACCTCAAGTTTGATTGTTTGGACCATGGTATGTTTGAGTTTACATCAAGAATGGCAAACTAAAGCCCGAGAAGAGATTATGACAGTTTTTGGAACCGGGGAACTGCATTTTGAAGGACTAAAGCATCTCAAGACCGTGACCATGATATTAAACGAGGTTCTTAGGCTATACCCACCGGCAACCAATGTTCTACGAACTACCATTAAGGAGACAAAACTAGGAGAGATGACGCTACCATCGGATGTGAACATAATCATACCTATACTAAATGTTCATCATGACCGTGAAATATGGGGAGAAGATGCAACAGAGTTTAAGCCCGAGAGATTCTCTGAAGGAGTAGCAAATGCAACAAAGGGTAAAGGGTCGGGTTCTTTTTTGCCATTTGGTGGCGGTCCAAGGATTTGCATTGGGCAAAACTTTGCCATGGTAGAAGCAAAGGTAGCCGTAGCAAAGATTCTGCAACGATTCTCGTTTAAGCTTTCTCCTTCTTATAAACATTCTCCTTTCGCCATGTTCAGTCTTCCACCCCAGTTTGGTGCTCACTTGAAATTATGCAACATATGA
- the LOC122601541 gene encoding uncharacterized protein LOC122601541: protein MKHILGLTNCPQRKDQDILEAVELGKSVKKDLNKYRLEGFGSLLKKISAFCEKYEIPMVNMNETYANPKGRRQRLNVTNQHYYEFDCFNTIVDMQIREFGEIVRLSEFYPNDFDSVERKHLEDQLNLYYANVSKDDRFANLNGIADLAKEMVKTRKHLSYHLVYRLLKLALVLPVATTTVESCFSAMKLVKSDLRNYIGDEFLTLVSFVP, encoded by the exons ATGAAACACATCTTAGGTCTTACAAATTGTCCTCAAAGAAAAGATCAAGATATTTTGGAAGCGGTTGAGTTGGGGAAATCAGTCAAGAAAGATTTGAACAAATATAGATTAGAAGGGTTTGGTTCACTTTTAAAGAAAATCTCTGCTTTTTGTGAAAAATATGAAATTCCAATGGTGAATATGAATGAAACATATGCCAACCCAAAAGGCCGAAGACAAAGGCTTAACGTCACTAATCAACATTATTATGAGTTTGATTGTTTTAATACTATTGTTGATATGCAAATTCGAGAGTTTGGTGAG ATAGTAAGATTGAGTGAGTTTTATCCAAATGATTTCGATAGTGTGGAAAGAAAACATCTTGAAGATCAACTTAACCTGTACTATGCCAATGTCTCAAAAGATGATAGATTTGCCAACTTGAATGGTATTGCTGACCTCGCTAAAGAGATGGTGAAAACGAGAAAACATCTTTCCTATCATTTGGTCTACCGTTTGTTAAAGCTAGCACTAGTCTTGcctgttgcaacaacaaccgtTGAGAGTTGCTTTTCTGCAATGAAGCTTGTGAAGTCAGATTTGCGCAACTATATTGGTGATGAATTTTTAACTCTTGTGTCCTTTGTTCCGTAG
- the LOC122602137 gene encoding C2 domain-containing protein At1g53590-like — translation MDVKQGSMIHHIGIVLLLIWLLSSFNYCHPLVYFVCFIYLYMVHDRYAMRLRRKVHFEERKQANQKRVLSDSESVRWLNHMIERIWPICMEKIISQKILLPIVPWFLQKYKPWTVKEAVVQSLYLGRSPPMFTEMRVCRQSTGDDHLVLEVGMNFRTADDMNATLAVKLTRRLGFGMWAKLHLTGMHLEGKVLVGVKFLPKWPFLGRLRLCFLEPPYFQVTVKPIFAHGLDVTELPGIAGWLDKLLTLAFEETLVEPNMLVVDVEKLVSPQPESWFSVDAKEPVAYILVEIVEASDMKPSDLNGLADPYVKGQLGAYRFRTKTQRKTLSPKWQEEFRIPITTWESPNLLMIQVRDKDHFLDDILGDCSVKINDLRGGQRHDMWLPLQNIKTGRLHIAIEVTEVDTKVTEPPCDGDASSDESKEGTSPLGVDQKEAELGPLADDFEPIDVNGQRQTGIWVHHPGTEVPQVWEPRKGKSRVQRGSESLGSSTKSGSFIDDSRDSFSDDSLEGNKISARNRVKRGLSKIGLALNRTLKTENDKSKSFKKMDNESNWDLQTPSPHQNVRAVNANGVTVNLVMEENMLSPGQDPKNIEESGPESPSKRKVKNVAKSILKHAGNSARSMKHVLSGKGSKMRRDADLAVESDSSFEGSFPSPVYGVQGEASPHVTEDTVDEVEDEDLIDTPDTNAVDPKQVDDIEEAINGLQRDNEKPLDNLECPQSEHQP, via the exons ATGGATGTAAAACAGGGTTCAATGATCCATCATATTGGCATTGTGTTACTTTTAATCTGGTTACTTTCTTCATTCAATTACTGTCACCCATTGGTTTACTTTGTTTGcttcatatatctatacatg GTTCATGATCGTTATGCGATGAGATTGAGAAGAAAGGTACATTTCGAGGAGAGAAAGCAAGCTAACCAAAAGAGG GTACTTTCTGATTCTGAGTCAGTACGGTGGTTGAACCATATGATTGAAAGGATCTGGCCCATCTGTATGGAAAAAATCATATCACAAAAAATTCTACTTCCTATTGTACCTTGGTTCTTGCAGAAGTACAAACCGTGGActgtt AAAGAAGCTGTCGTTCAGAGTTTATACTTAGGAAGATCACCACCCATGTTTACAGAAATGAGGGTGTGTCGTCAATCTACCGGTGATGATCATTTG GTTCTTGAGGTGGGGATGAATTTCCGGACAGCCGATGACATGAATGCTACACTTGCTGTAAAATTAACGAGAAGATTGGGGTTTGGAATGTGGGCAAAGTTGCATCTAACTGGAATGCATCTTGAAGGAAAG GTATTGGTTGGTGTGAAATTTCTTCCAAAATGGCCTTTTCTTGGACGGCTAAGACTCTGCTTTCTGGAGCCACCATACTTTCAGGTGACCGTGAAACCTATTTTTGCTCATGGGCTGGATGTTACTGAATTACCTGGGATCGCCGGATGGCTG GATaaacttctcacacttgcattTGAGGAGACACTTGTTGAG CCTAATATGTTGGTGGTGGATGTTGAGAAACTTGTTTCGCCTCAGCCAG AATCTTGGTTTTCTGTTGATGCAAAAGAGCCTGTTGCTTATATCTTAGTAGAGATTGTTGAAGCCTCTGACATGAAACCATCAGACCTGAACG GGCTCGCTGATCCTTATGTCAAAGGCCAGCTTGGAGCTTATAGGTTTAGAACTAAAACACAAAGGAAAACATTATCTCCAAAATGGCAGGAGGAATTCAGGATCCCAATCACTACTTGGGAATCGCCCAATCTTCTTATGATACAAGTTCGTGACAAGGATCACTTCCTTGACGACATCCTTGG TGATTGCTCTGTAAAGATCAATGATCTTAGAGGTGGCCAAAGACACGACATGTGGTTACCTCTACAAAACATCAAAACGGGAAGATTGCATATTGCGATAGAAGTTACTGAAGTGGACACAAAG gtAACGGAACCACCATGTGATGGTGATGCATCAAGCGACGAGTCAAAGGAAGGTACTTCTCCACTTGGTGTGGACCAGAAAGAAGCCGAGCTTGGTCCACTGGCAGATGACTTTGAACCTATTGATGTTAATGGTCAACGACAGACCGGCATATGGGTTCACCATCCAGGTACAGAAGTCCCACAAGTGTGGGaaccaagaaaagggaaaagCAGGGTCCAGAGAGGTAGTGAGTCTCTAGGCAGTAGCACAAAGTCTGGATCGTTTATAGACGACAGTAGAGACAGTTTCTCTGATGATAGTCTTGAAGGTAATAAAATAAGTGCAAGAAACAGAGTTAAGAGAGGCTTGAGTAAGATTGGTTTAGCTCTCAACAGAACTCTTAAAACCGAGAATGATAAatcaaaaagcttcaagaaaATGGATAACGAGAGCAATTGGGACTTGCAAACTCCCTCTCCACACCAAAACGTTAGGGCAGTGAATGCAAATGGGGTCACAGTCAACTTGGTCATGGAGGAAAACATGCTCTCACCTGGCCAGGACCCAAAAAACATAGAGGAAAGCGGTCCAGAAAGTCCTAGTAAACGGAAAGTTAAAAACGTGGCAAAAAGTATTCTGAAACATGCTGGAAACTCAGCTCGAAGTATGAAACACGTGCTTTCTGGTAAAGGGTCTAAAATGAGAAGAGATGCTGATTTGGCTGTGGAATCGGATTCATCTTTTGAGGGTTCATTTCCATCTCCCGTGTATGGAGTTCAAGGAGAAGCAAGTCCACATGTTACCGAGGACACAGTTGAtgaagttgaagatgaagatcttatAGACACACCTGATACAAATGCTGTGGATCCAAAACAAGTTGATGATATTGAGGAAGCGATTAATGGTTTACAAAGAGACAACGAAAAACCTCTTGATAATCTTGAATGCCCACAATCTGAACATCAACCGTGA